The following proteins are co-located in the Polystyrenella longa genome:
- a CDS encoding YHYH protein, with protein sequence MTKHCKRSFPVLFSFLSIVVLISGCGPQAETIPQKVVQSVNPEYFITDSLVEPIKKEMRTLSDGSKAECYVITTKSVPTDHQIGPWAPKHVTDGKDKGGIWIKDGHVYDVSGEFVAHLDELYDDPEWNLVREDGSIKVTDTKEVFDLAARPNVDPRYHNHAVECPPDIIEWQSNHNVYVIPVNPVYRSVATDFHSVGDGHGPVGVAFNGVKYDPPAPIHMIIKAHTIAPFDHSGGHVNPNAGYHYHAATGKTKEIEQDDEHAPLIGYALDGFGIYAHLDKNEKESADLDECSGHYDAVRGYHYHASAAGDNQIIGAFRGIAGSASVVKPD encoded by the coding sequence ATGACGAAACATTGCAAACGGAGCTTTCCAGTTTTGTTTTCCTTTCTAAGCATTGTTGTCCTCATTTCTGGCTGCGGCCCTCAGGCAGAAACGATCCCTCAGAAAGTCGTGCAATCGGTGAACCCTGAATACTTCATCACCGACAGTCTTGTTGAACCGATCAAAAAGGAGATGCGAACACTAAGCGATGGAAGCAAAGCAGAATGCTACGTCATCACAACCAAAAGCGTTCCTACCGATCATCAAATCGGTCCCTGGGCACCAAAACACGTAACTGACGGGAAGGACAAGGGTGGCATCTGGATAAAAGACGGGCATGTCTACGACGTCTCTGGCGAATTCGTCGCTCACCTGGACGAACTGTACGATGACCCGGAATGGAACCTCGTCCGTGAAGATGGAAGCATCAAAGTCACCGACACGAAAGAAGTTTTTGACCTGGCCGCACGTCCTAATGTTGATCCGCGTTACCACAATCACGCCGTCGAGTGCCCTCCCGATATTATTGAATGGCAGAGCAACCATAACGTCTACGTCATTCCTGTGAACCCTGTTTATCGTTCGGTCGCGACAGACTTCCATTCCGTAGGCGACGGGCATGGACCGGTCGGAGTCGCCTTCAATGGGGTCAAATACGATCCGCCCGCTCCCATCCACATGATTATCAAAGCGCATACGATCGCCCCGTTTGATCATTCAGGAGGCCATGTCAATCCAAACGCTGGTTATCACTACCATGCAGCCACAGGCAAAACCAAAGAAATCGAGCAAGACGACGAGCACGCTCCTTTAATCGGTTACGCTTTGGACGGATTTGGTATTTACGCTCATTTAGACAAGAACGAAAAAGAGTCTGCTGATCTCGACGAGTGCAGCGGGCACTATGATGCCGTTCGCGGTTACCACTATCACGCTAGCGCAGCGGGGGACAACCAGATCATTGGTGCTTTTCGCGGGATCGCGGGGTCAGCAAGTGTCGTTAAACCTGACTAA
- a CDS encoding DUF3500 domain-containing protein, producing MNATSRFPRWIAVTTGLLLCSTAFILAYAQRPESRRGGASVVDEPYVGIVTSSGPQDDLYSIESSGVTTQPVRVAAEKFLEGLTEQQRERTVFPVDDNEWRKWDNRHRSPRQGVGFDEMTDEQRSLALNMLGQSLSAKGLKKTQDIMKLNGTLAELANNFDEYGEWLYWITIMGKPSETEPWGWQLDGHHLVINYFVLGDQVVMSPVFMGSEPIEAKQGKFQGTIVMQDEQDKGLKLIQMFSNDQRSEAILMDRKDGNNNLTEAYKDNMVLDYAGIVGSKLDDGQKESLLRLIEEYVGNMRKDHASVRMSEVKQHLDETYFAWIGGTTEQSVYYYRVHSPVILIEFDHQRRVAPFRTSEPTRDHIHSVVRTPNGNDYGKDLLRQHYHSHTH from the coding sequence ATGAACGCTACATCACGATTTCCACGCTGGATTGCAGTGACGACCGGTCTACTTCTTTGTTCGACCGCGTTTATCTTGGCCTACGCCCAAAGGCCGGAAAGCCGTCGTGGTGGTGCATCAGTAGTCGATGAGCCCTATGTTGGTATTGTTACATCAAGCGGCCCTCAAGATGACTTGTATAGCATCGAGTCCAGCGGAGTAACAACACAACCCGTTCGTGTAGCAGCGGAAAAGTTCCTGGAGGGCTTAACCGAGCAACAACGAGAGCGAACCGTTTTTCCAGTTGACGATAACGAATGGAGAAAGTGGGACAACCGACACCGAAGTCCGCGTCAGGGTGTCGGCTTTGACGAGATGACCGATGAGCAGCGATCACTTGCTTTGAATATGCTTGGGCAAAGCCTGAGTGCCAAGGGACTGAAGAAAACTCAGGACATCATGAAGCTAAACGGCACATTAGCTGAATTAGCGAACAATTTCGACGAGTACGGCGAGTGGCTGTATTGGATCACAATTATGGGGAAACCATCTGAAACTGAGCCTTGGGGATGGCAACTCGATGGTCATCATCTCGTCATCAACTATTTCGTTCTGGGAGACCAAGTCGTTATGAGTCCCGTTTTCATGGGATCGGAACCGATCGAAGCCAAGCAGGGTAAGTTTCAGGGAACGATCGTGATGCAAGACGAGCAGGACAAGGGCTTGAAGCTGATTCAGATGTTTAGCAACGATCAACGATCCGAAGCCATCCTGATGGACCGGAAAGATGGAAACAATAATTTGACGGAAGCTTATAAGGACAACATGGTGCTGGACTACGCGGGGATCGTCGGCTCGAAACTCGACGACGGACAAAAGGAATCTTTACTGCGTTTGATCGAAGAGTACGTGGGCAATATGCGAAAAGATCATGCATCCGTTCGTATGTCAGAAGTGAAGCAGCACCTCGATGAAACCTACTTTGCGTGGATCGGTGGCACAACCGAGCAGAGCGTGTACTACTACCGCGTCCACAGTCCCGTCATTCTGATTGAATTCGATCACCAACGTCGTGTCGCTCCTTTTCGTACTTCCGAACCGACGCGCGATCACATCCATTCCGTCGTCCGGACTCCGAACGGCAACGACTATGGTAAAGACCTCCTGCGTCAACACTACCACAGCCATACTCATTAA
- a CDS encoding transposase, producing MLLLPKSPNMNAYLERFMRSLKSECLNKMIFFGQRSLERSLKEYVVRYHAERNQ from the coding sequence GTGCTTCTTCTCCCGAAGAGTCCGAACATGAATGCGTATCTCGAACGATTCATGAGAAGTCTGAAATCGGAGTGCCTGAACAAGATGATCTTCTTCGGTCAACGCTCACTCGAACGGTCACTGAAGGAATACGTGGTACGTTACCACGCTGAACGGAATCAATAA